One Alkaliphilus sp. B6464 genomic window carries:
- a CDS encoding 2-oxoacid:acceptor oxidoreductase family protein: MEGQKEIRLSGSGGQGLILAGIILAEAAILDGKNVIQSQSYGPEARGGASKAEVIISNDEIDYPKVEQADLLLSLTQVSCDKYIDTLKEGGILVIDSSIEVLDDLPFNIIKIPILNTAIEKIKKPMVANIIALGAIQAITDVVSKSSLEASVLKRVPKGTEQLNRDALMEGYNLIKR, from the coding sequence ATGGAGGGGCAAAAAGAAATAAGACTTAGTGGATCAGGGGGTCAAGGTTTAATTCTAGCTGGAATTATTTTAGCTGAGGCTGCAATACTTGATGGAAAGAATGTTATCCAATCTCAGTCATATGGCCCTGAAGCAAGAGGAGGAGCTAGTAAAGCCGAAGTTATTATTAGCAATGATGAAATAGATTATCCAAAGGTGGAACAAGCAGATCTTTTGTTGTCACTAACTCAAGTTTCTTGTGATAAATATATAGATACTCTTAAGGAAGGTGGTATATTAGTTATAGATTCTAGTATTGAGGTACTTGATGATCTACCTTTTAATATAATTAAAATTCCAATATTAAATACTGCTATTGAAAAAATAAAAAAGCCTATGGTTGCTAACATAATTGCATTAGGAGCGATTCAGGCAATAACAGATGTTGTATCTAAAAGTTCTTTAGAAGCTTCGGTATTAAAAAGAGTTCCCAAGGGAACAGAACAATTAAACAGGGACGCCTTGATGGAAGGCTATAATTTGATTAAAAGATAA
- a CDS encoding MurR/RpiR family transcriptional regulator, protein MIDESKRDLINQIQKKFPKLSKGQKLIAQYIIENYDKAAFMTASKLANKVGVSESTVVRFANALGFEGYPQLQKGLEEIIKTKLTTVQRVEMASEYSNEGAILKKVLKSDMDNIRATLEKIDYDVFQQVIDKICSAEKIYIVGLRSSTALADYFGFYLNLILDNVKIVSYGISNIFEQMLRISERDLVIGIGFPRYSIQTVDALTYAKEQGATIVGITDSLLSPLASIADYPLTAKSNMASFVDSLVAPLSLINALIVAVGMREKDEITEYFNRLEGIWEKYNVYERKDQS, encoded by the coding sequence ATGATAGATGAAAGTAAAAGAGACTTAATTAACCAAATACAAAAAAAGTTTCCTAAATTAAGTAAAGGACAAAAGCTAATTGCTCAATACATTATTGAGAACTATGATAAAGCTGCATTTATGACAGCATCTAAACTGGCTAACAAAGTTGGAGTAAGTGAATCAACAGTTGTTAGATTTGCTAATGCTCTAGGATTTGAGGGTTATCCACAGCTTCAGAAGGGGTTAGAAGAGATTATAAAAACAAAACTAACAACTGTCCAACGTGTTGAAATGGCAAGTGAGTATTCAAATGAAGGAGCAATATTAAAAAAAGTATTAAAATCTGATATGGATAATATTAGAGCTACTTTAGAAAAAATAGATTATGACGTTTTTCAACAAGTAATAGATAAGATATGTAGTGCTGAAAAAATATATATAGTTGGTTTAAGAAGTTCTACCGCACTAGCTGATTATTTTGGCTTCTATTTAAATTTAATTTTGGATAATGTAAAAATAGTTAGTTATGGTATTAGTAATATTTTTGAGCAGATGTTGAGAATATCCGAACGAGATTTAGTTATCGGTATTGGATTTCCTAGATACTCTATCCAAACTGTTGATGCATTAACCTATGCAAAGGAACAAGGAGCAACAATTGTAGGAATTACTGATAGTCTACTGTCACCTCTTGCAAGTATAGCAGATTATCCTTTAACTGCAAAAAGTAATATGGCTTCTTTTGTTGATTCTTTAGTAGCTCCTTTAAGTTTAATAAATGCACTAATTGTTGCTGTTGGAATGCGAGAAAAAGATGAAATAACTGAGTATTTTAACAGGTTGGAAGGAATTTGGGAAAAGTATAATGTTTATGAGAGAAAAGATCAAAGCTAA
- a CDS encoding histidine phosphatase family protein: MIKIKRLYLVRHGQTSWNLEGRTQGNKDSNLTPLGLEQAELLGQRLSKVQLDAIYCSPLKRAYSTAQIIANMQNLDCTLDNRLMEMSFGEWEGLTHAEIEQNYPENFKSWRKEPHIAKIPKGETIEIAQKRMVEFVNDRIIESNNNTFLIVSHGTTIRLLLLHLLSMDLMHYYKLKQDNCAINLIEFRHHGPVLLKYNDTCHLDIMIER, from the coding sequence TTGATTAAAATTAAAAGATTATATTTAGTTAGACATGGACAAACATCATGGAATTTGGAAGGAAGAACTCAAGGCAATAAGGATTCTAATTTAACTCCTCTTGGTCTAGAGCAAGCGGAACTTTTGGGACAACGATTGAGCAAAGTACAACTAGATGCAATTTATTGTAGTCCATTAAAACGAGCATACTCAACAGCGCAAATTATTGCTAATATGCAAAATCTTGATTGTACACTAGACAATAGATTAATGGAAATGAGCTTTGGTGAGTGGGAAGGACTAACCCATGCGGAAATTGAACAAAATTACCCAGAGAACTTTAAATCTTGGAGGAAAGAACCTCATATTGCAAAGATACCAAAGGGTGAAACCATAGAAATTGCTCAAAAACGTATGGTTGAGTTTGTCAACGATAGGATTATAGAATCTAATAATAATACGTTTTTAATAGTTAGCCATGGTACAACAATACGGTTACTTTTACTTCATCTTCTTTCTATGGATCTAATGCATTATTATAAGTTAAAGCAGGATAATTGTGCAATTAACTTAATAGAATTTAGACATCATGGTCCCGTATTATTAAAGTATAATGATACATGTCATCTGGACATAATGATAGAAAGGTGA
- a CDS encoding NAD(P)/FAD-dependent oxidoreductase gives MKKKVVVIGAGPAGIMAAISAAEHNKEVVLIDKNDQIGRKLRITGGGRCNITNNCSINEIIEKTLSNGKFLYNSLNKFSNINLINFIESNGCKLKVEHKGKVFPVSDKSDDIINVFSKVLNNNEVVLKMNCEVKEVLVSDDKVSGVRLQDNNIIRCDGVVISTGGMSYPHLGSTGDGYRFASNLEHNIVKIRPSLVPITIKEKWIKDLMGISLNSVKITTKISNKKKISSKGDLLFTHYGISGPAVLEHSAYLSQYSEVLESTIHLDLLPNYSQEELEQIFHQESQFNGSKLVKTVLTNLLPKNLCSKLLDLLNIDEYIKLGQLSKKDRNRIINTIKTLTLTTSGFRPIKEAIVTSGGISVKEIDSKTMESKLVKGLYFAGEVIDIDALTGGYNLQIAFSTGYVAGINV, from the coding sequence ATGAAGAAGAAGGTAGTTGTAATTGGTGCAGGACCAGCTGGAATTATGGCAGCTATATCGGCAGCAGAGCATAATAAAGAAGTAGTTTTAATTGATAAAAATGATCAAATTGGTAGAAAATTAAGAATAACTGGTGGTGGAAGATGTAATATTACAAATAACTGTAGTATTAATGAAATAATTGAAAAAACCTTAAGTAATGGAAAGTTTTTATATAATAGCTTAAATAAATTTAGTAACATAAATTTAATTAACTTTATTGAAAGTAATGGTTGTAAACTAAAAGTTGAACATAAGGGGAAAGTTTTTCCTGTTAGTGATAAATCAGATGATATTATTAATGTATTTTCAAAAGTATTAAATAATAACGAAGTTGTTTTAAAGATGAATTGCGAAGTAAAGGAAGTTTTAGTTTCTGATGATAAGGTCAGTGGTGTTAGATTACAGGATAACAATATTATAAGATGTGATGGGGTTGTAATTTCAACTGGAGGAATGTCCTATCCTCATCTAGGTAGTACGGGTGATGGGTATCGTTTTGCAAGTAACTTAGAACATAATATTGTTAAAATTAGACCGAGTTTAGTACCAATTACTATTAAGGAAAAGTGGATAAAGGATTTAATGGGAATCTCTTTAAATTCTGTTAAGATAACAACTAAAATTAGCAATAAAAAGAAAATATCTTCTAAAGGTGATTTGTTATTCACTCATTATGGTATATCTGGTCCAGCGGTATTAGAACACAGTGCATATTTAAGTCAATACTCTGAAGTATTAGAATCTACAATACATCTAGACCTACTACCTAATTATAGCCAAGAAGAATTAGAACAAATTTTCCATCAAGAATCTCAATTTAATGGAAGTAAGTTAGTTAAAACTGTTTTAACAAATTTGTTACCTAAAAACCTTTGCAGTAAATTACTAGATTTGTTAAATATTGATGAGTATATTAAGTTAGGCCAATTATCAAAAAAGGATAGAAATAGGATTATAAATACAATAAAGACTTTAACATTGACAACAAGTGGATTTAGACCTATAAAAGAAGCAATTGTTACATCTGGAGGGATTTCAGTTAAAGAAATTGACAGCAAAACAATGGAATCTAAACTTGTGAAGGGATTATATTTTGCTGGTGAAGTAATAGATATTGATGCTCTTACAGGAGGATATAATTTGCAAATTGCTTTTTCTACAGGCTATGTTGCGGGAATAAATGTATAG
- the aroH gene encoding chorismate mutase codes for MNVRGIRGAITVKENTAQQIEDATYEMMNEIINLNSINENDVISIIFTATKDLNQQYPSTIIRSHFNWRDTPILNFEEKDVVNSLEKCIRVLIYIHTDKEKKDMVHVYLREAKNLRPDLCLK; via the coding sequence ATGAATGTCAGAGGTATTAGAGGAGCCATAACGGTTAAAGAAAATACGGCTCAGCAAATAGAGGATGCTACATATGAAATGATGAATGAAATCATTAATTTAAATTCAATTAATGAAAACGACGTCATAAGTATTATATTTACAGCAACTAAAGACTTGAATCAGCAATATCCTTCTACTATTATTAGAAGTCATTTTAATTGGAGAGACACTCCTATTTTAAACTTTGAAGAAAAGGACGTAGTTAATAGCTTAGAGAAATGCATTCGGGTGCTAATATACATACATACTGATAAAGAAAAAAAGGATATGGTTCATGTGTATTTAAGAGAGGCTAAAAATTTAAGACCTGATCTTTGTTTGAAATAA
- the cmk gene encoding (d)CMP kinase, whose amino-acid sequence MEYIQIAIDGPAGAGKSTIAKKIAKCLDITYIDTGAMYRALTYKVLVNNVDIYNEEEIIRLARESDIKFFQENIYLDNEKVNEEIRSIEVNKNVSYIAKIREVRLVLVNLQRKIALDQDVIMDGRDIGTHVLPNARLKIFLTASVEERATRRYTELKGKCNDISFNEIKKDIINRDKIDSERESAPLLKAEDAIVIDTTGLSIDDVVEKIVDLLRGE is encoded by the coding sequence ATGGAATATATTCAAATTGCAATAGATGGACCTGCTGGAGCAGGTAAAAGTACAATTGCAAAAAAAATAGCTAAATGCTTAGATATAACGTACATAGATACAGGTGCAATGTACAGAGCTCTTACTTATAAAGTTTTAGTTAATAATGTAGATATTTATAATGAGGAGGAAATAATTAGATTAGCCAGAGAAAGTGATATAAAATTTTTTCAAGAAAATATTTACCTAGATAATGAGAAAGTTAATGAAGAAATTAGAAGTATTGAAGTAAATAAAAATGTTTCTTATATAGCTAAAATTAGGGAAGTAAGACTAGTTTTAGTTAATTTACAGAGAAAAATTGCACTAGATCAAGATGTAATAATGGATGGTAGAGATATAGGAACCCATGTATTGCCTAATGCTAGATTGAAAATCTTTTTAACTGCATCTGTTGAAGAACGAGCTACTAGAAGATATACTGAGCTCAAAGGAAAGTGTAATGATATAAGCTTTAATGAAATAAAAAAAGATATCATAAATAGGGATAAAATTGATAGTGAAAGAGAATCTGCGCCATTGCTTAAAGCAGAAGATGCTATTGTTATTGATACAACAGGTTTATCGATAGATGATGTTGTAGAAAAAATAGTAGATCTTCTAAGGGGGGAATAA
- a CDS encoding lysophospholipid acyltransferase family protein, producing MFYKVVKNSIRFILSLIYRVEIQGKENIPMEGKSIVCSNHFNLLDPVFIGTCLPRKINYMAKEELFSNKIFALILNKLGVFPVKRGGADISAIKTALKILKNEEVFGIFPEGTRSKTGEMLEAKPGLAMIAIKSQSSIIPVAIIGNYKPFSKIKIIIDKPINFSDYYDQKISIEEYQQLSQSVLEHIKKLMN from the coding sequence ATGTTTTACAAAGTAGTAAAAAATTCAATTAGATTCATACTCTCATTAATTTATAGAGTTGAAATTCAAGGTAAAGAAAACATACCCATGGAAGGCAAATCTATCGTTTGTTCAAATCACTTTAATTTATTAGATCCGGTTTTTATTGGAACTTGTTTACCAAGAAAGATTAATTATATGGCAAAGGAAGAACTGTTTTCAAATAAGATTTTTGCTTTGATTTTAAATAAATTAGGAGTGTTTCCTGTGAAGAGAGGTGGTGCTGATATTAGTGCCATCAAAACCGCATTAAAAATTTTAAAGAATGAAGAGGTATTTGGAATATTTCCAGAAGGCACTAGAAGTAAAACTGGTGAAATGCTAGAAGCTAAGCCAGGTCTTGCTATGATAGCAATTAAATCACAAAGTTCTATTATTCCTGTGGCTATTATAGGAAATTATAAACCTTTCAGTAAAATAAAGATAATAATTGATAAACCAATAAATTTTTCAGATTATTATGATCAAAAAATTTCTATTGAAGAATATCAACAATTAAGTCAAAGTGTGTTAGAGCATATTAAAAAATTAATGAATTAA
- a CDS encoding 4-hydroxy-3-methylbut-2-enyl diphosphate reductase codes for MKVIVANHSGFCFGVEKAIHTAFDEVNNNSNIKRDIYTLGPLIHNQQAVNKLESDGIKVIGHLDEVSDGTVIIRSHGVSKNIYDIAYEKKINLVDATCPFVRKIQNIVKEYKEKGYNIVIIGNPDHPEVVGINGWCNNEAYVVKTEDDIEKIPFLDKMCIVVQTTMSTSLYLKLTDMLEKKAIDVVKFNTICSATRDRQESARDLAKAVDVMIVVGGYHSSNTQKLVEICKEEKPNTTFHIETASELPINLLGRYETVGVTAGASTPKWIIDEVIEKINSL; via the coding sequence ATGAAAGTAATTGTGGCAAATCATTCTGGTTTTTGCTTTGGTGTGGAAAAAGCTATACATACTGCTTTCGATGAGGTGAATAATAATAGTAATATTAAAAGAGATATCTATACACTAGGACCTCTTATTCATAACCAACAAGCTGTAAATAAATTAGAAAGTGATGGAATAAAGGTAATCGGCCATCTGGATGAAGTCTCAGATGGTACTGTAATTATTCGTTCCCATGGGGTTTCTAAAAATATATATGATATAGCTTATGAAAAAAAAATAAACCTAGTTGATGCAACTTGTCCCTTTGTTAGAAAAATTCAAAATATCGTCAAAGAATATAAGGAAAAGGGATATAATATTGTTATTATAGGGAATCCTGACCATCCAGAGGTAGTAGGAATTAATGGATGGTGTAATAATGAAGCTTATGTTGTAAAAACAGAAGATGACATTGAAAAAATTCCTTTTTTAGATAAGATGTGTATAGTTGTTCAAACAACTATGTCTACGTCTCTATATCTTAAACTTACTGATATGCTAGAAAAGAAAGCTATTGATGTTGTAAAGTTTAATACCATTTGTTCTGCTACTAGAGATAGACAAGAATCTGCTAGAGATCTAGCTAAAGCAGTGGATGTAATGATAGTAGTAGGTGGATACCATAGTTCTAACACCCAAAAACTTGTAGAAATCTGCAAGGAAGAAAAACCAAACACAACTTTTCATATTGAAACAGCAAGTGAATTACCAATTAATTTACTAGGGAGATATGAAACTGTAGGTGTTACGGCAGGAGCATCTACCCCAAAATGGATTATTGATGAAGTAATAGAGAAAATTAATAGTTTATAA
- the rpsA gene encoding 30S ribosomal protein S1, which translates to MTNDMQNLMEEIEKTMVRLRRGEIVTGKVINVTHNEIIVNLGYKSDGVIPKNEISNDTTINPIEVAKEGDEIKVYVLSLDDGEGNVLLSKKRVDMVKGWDDLEKIKDAQSLVETKIIEAVRGGVVAVARGIRCFIPASQLSDRYVDDLKSFEGKNFNTKVIEIDRRKNKVVLSRKLVLEEENKNKKLELFSNLEKGTRIKGEVKRITDFGAFVDIGGVDGLIHISELSWGRIKHPTEVVKVGDIVEVEVLDFEKAKGKVALGLKQTQQQPWEAALEKYPIGSVVEGKVVRLVDFGAFVELELGLDGLVHISQISEKHISKPSEELHIGQKIDVKVLDIKPDEKRISLSITAVDEESETEEIEYIDANNTTTIGEILENDHKK; encoded by the coding sequence ATGACTAACGATATGCAAAATTTAATGGAAGAAATAGAAAAAACGATGGTAAGACTACGAAGAGGAGAAATTGTTACAGGTAAAGTAATTAATGTTACTCATAATGAAATTATAGTAAATTTAGGATATAAATCAGATGGAGTTATACCAAAGAATGAGATATCAAATGATACAACAATAAATCCTATTGAAGTAGCAAAAGAAGGAGATGAAATTAAGGTTTATGTATTAAGTCTAGACGATGGAGAAGGTAATGTTCTATTATCTAAAAAAAGAGTAGATATGGTAAAAGGATGGGATGATTTAGAAAAAATAAAAGATGCTCAATCCTTAGTTGAGACAAAGATAATTGAGGCAGTAAGAGGCGGAGTGGTAGCTGTAGCTCGTGGTATTCGATGCTTTATACCAGCAAGTCAGTTATCTGATCGTTATGTAGACGATCTAAAGTCTTTTGAAGGTAAAAATTTTAATACTAAAGTAATTGAAATTGATCGTAGGAAAAACAAAGTAGTTTTATCAAGGAAACTTGTACTAGAAGAAGAAAACAAAAACAAAAAACTAGAATTATTCTCTAATCTAGAAAAGGGCACACGCATTAAAGGGGAAGTTAAACGTATTACTGATTTTGGCGCATTTGTAGATATTGGTGGAGTTGACGGCCTTATCCATATTTCAGAGTTATCTTGGGGGAGAATAAAGCATCCAACAGAGGTAGTAAAGGTAGGAGATATTGTAGAGGTAGAAGTGTTAGATTTTGAAAAAGCAAAGGGAAAAGTCGCTTTGGGATTAAAACAAACGCAGCAACAACCATGGGAAGCTGCATTAGAAAAATATCCTATAGGAAGTGTAGTTGAGGGAAAAGTTGTTAGACTAGTAGACTTTGGTGCCTTTGTTGAATTAGAATTGGGATTAGATGGATTAGTTCATATTTCACAAATTAGTGAAAAACATATTTCAAAGCCATCAGAAGAACTTCATATTGGCCAAAAAATCGATGTGAAAGTATTAGATATTAAGCCAGATGAAAAACGTATTAGCCTAAGTATTACAGCAGTTGATGAAGAAAGTGAAACAGAAGAAATCGAATATATTGATGCTAACAATACAACAACAATTGGAGAAATTTTAGAAAATGATCATAAAAAATAA
- a CDS encoding CheR family methyltransferase, producing the protein MEGYEIFKDKVYKKTGINLNSYKERQMKRRIESLITRNNFTSYDSYFNAINKDLKLLDEFINYLTINVSEFYRNPQQWEVLESTVIPYLLKNKSKLKIWSSACSTGEEPYSLVMLLSKFFPLSQISVLATDIDEGAISKANKGIYSPKSLENLPKEFINSFFEKHNEEYKIKEEIKKQVTFKQFNLLEDEYPKQCDLILCRNVMIYFTEEAKNDMYKNFHDSLSNEGVLFVGSTEQIILPNRYNLTPLKTFFYKKTKPII; encoded by the coding sequence ATGGAAGGATATGAAATTTTTAAAGATAAAGTTTATAAAAAAACAGGAATAAACTTAAACAGTTATAAGGAACGTCAAATGAAACGTAGGATAGAGTCTTTAATTACACGTAATAATTTTACCTCTTATGATTCTTATTTTAATGCTATAAATAAAGATTTAAAATTGTTAGATGAATTTATTAATTACTTAACTATAAATGTATCAGAATTTTATCGTAATCCTCAACAATGGGAGGTATTAGAAAGTACGGTAATACCCTACTTACTAAAAAATAAATCTAAATTAAAGATTTGGAGTTCTGCTTGCTCTACTGGAGAAGAGCCATATTCATTAGTAATGTTACTTTCTAAGTTTTTTCCTCTTAGTCAAATTAGTGTATTAGCTACAGATATTGATGAAGGAGCAATTAGCAAAGCTAACAAAGGCATTTATTCTCCTAAAAGTTTAGAAAACTTACCTAAAGAGTTTATAAATTCATTTTTTGAGAAACATAACGAGGAGTATAAAATAAAAGAAGAAATAAAAAAACAAGTGACTTTTAAGCAATTCAATTTACTTGAAGATGAATATCCAAAACAATGTGATTTAATTTTATGTAGAAATGTGATGATTTATTTCACTGAAGAAGCTAAAAATGATATGTATAAAAATTTTCATGATTCACTAAGTAATGAGGGAGTTTTATTTGTAGGTAGTACTGAACAAATAATTTTACCAAATAGGTACAACTTAACTCCATTGAAAACATTTTTTTATAAAAAGACTAAGCCAATTATATAA
- a CDS encoding M42 family metallopeptidase: MNLEKILKQISEASGVSGYEQEAAQIVKEHFQKYCDEIMEDPLGNIIGLKKGRGVNNKKIMLAAHVDEIGLMVKNIDDNGFIQFTNIGGVDQRTLLCQEVIIHGKEKTYGIIGAKPPHITNEEERRKALSIDDLAIDTGFTKNELTSRVNIGDVITIKRNMITLQNDWVAGKAMDDRAGIASLLVCLKELQHCNHEVDIYFVATVQEEVGARGATTSAYSINPDIGIAVDVGFGKTPELSQYETIEMGNGPAITVGPNIHSNIFDKIKQVAIQNYIDYQIEVAPGHSGTDAWPMQVSRSGIATGVLSIPLRYMHTSVETLSLSDIKKTGKLLANFIVSLNEIDMEELLCY, translated from the coding sequence ATGAATTTAGAGAAAATATTAAAACAAATATCAGAAGCTTCTGGAGTTTCTGGATATGAACAAGAGGCAGCTCAAATAGTTAAAGAGCACTTTCAAAAGTATTGTGACGAAATTATGGAAGACCCTTTAGGAAACATTATTGGATTAAAAAAGGGCAGAGGAGTTAACAATAAAAAGATTATGTTAGCTGCTCACGTAGATGAGATAGGTCTAATGGTAAAGAATATTGATGATAATGGATTCATACAATTTACTAATATTGGGGGAGTAGACCAAAGGACACTTCTATGTCAAGAAGTGATTATTCATGGTAAGGAAAAGACTTATGGGATAATAGGGGCTAAACCTCCACATATAACAAATGAAGAAGAAAGACGGAAAGCTTTAAGCATAGATGATCTAGCGATTGATACAGGATTTACAAAGAATGAACTTACATCTAGGGTTAATATTGGAGATGTAATTACAATTAAAAGGAATATGATAACTCTACAGAATGATTGGGTAGCAGGCAAGGCAATGGATGATAGGGCTGGTATTGCCTCACTGTTAGTATGTTTAAAAGAACTGCAGCATTGTAACCATGAGGTTGACATCTACTTTGTTGCTACTGTTCAAGAAGAAGTTGGAGCAAGAGGTGCAACTACATCAGCTTACTCAATTAATCCTGATATAGGGATAGCTGTTGATGTTGGATTTGGTAAAACACCTGAACTAAGTCAATATGAAACAATTGAAATGGGCAATGGTCCTGCTATTACTGTTGGTCCAAATATCCATTCAAACATATTTGACAAAATAAAACAGGTTGCGATTCAAAATTATATTGATTATCAAATTGAAGTAGCTCCAGGACACTCTGGTACAGATGCTTGGCCAATGCAAGTAAGCCGATCAGGCATTGCTACAGGAGTATTATCTATTCCATTAAGATATATGCACACATCTGTAGAAACTCTCAGTTTATCTGACATTAAAAAAACAGGAAAACTACTTGCCAATTTTATTGTAAGTTTGAATGAAATTGATATGGAGGAATTATTATGTTATTAA
- a CDS encoding M42 family metallopeptidase translates to MLLKRLTDALGVSGNEKEIREIIIDEIKNYVDNIKIDTMGNVIVYKKGKREDINVAVTAHMDEVGFIVKGIDDSGLIKFASIGGMDARVLVSKQVIIGRNKINGVIGAKAIHMQKPDERKQAISINELYIDIGCKTKTETEKLVQVGDYIAFYSEYVEFGRNRIKAKALDNRVGCAILIELLKSETPLSITGVFSVQEEVGLRGAEVVANQIDIDLAIVLEGTTCSDIPSIDPHLQVTELDKGPAISLMDRTSIYNRKFVDMLVKTATESEIPWQYRRSSFGGNDAGKFHTAKGGTPCVSLAVPCRYIHSPVSVLSKDDYYNCKNLLFKFVDRISERGLL, encoded by the coding sequence ATGTTATTAAAAAGATTAACTGATGCTTTGGGTGTTTCTGGAAATGAAAAAGAAATTCGAGAGATTATAATTGATGAAATCAAAAACTATGTTGATAATATTAAAATTGACACAATGGGTAATGTAATTGTTTATAAGAAGGGTAAAAGAGAGGATATTAATGTTGCTGTAACAGCCCATATGGATGAGGTAGGCTTTATAGTCAAAGGTATTGATGATAGTGGTTTGATTAAGTTTGCATCAATTGGAGGTATGGATGCCAGAGTATTAGTATCCAAACAAGTTATTATTGGTAGGAATAAAATTAATGGAGTTATTGGTGCCAAGGCAATTCATATGCAAAAACCAGATGAAAGAAAGCAAGCAATATCTATAAACGAATTATATATAGATATCGGATGTAAAACTAAGACTGAAACAGAAAAGTTAGTACAGGTGGGAGATTATATTGCCTTCTATAGTGAATATGTTGAATTTGGTAGAAATCGTATTAAAGCGAAAGCATTAGATAATAGAGTAGGATGTGCAATATTAATAGAATTGTTAAAAAGTGAAACGCCGCTTAGTATTACAGGGGTATTTTCAGTACAAGAGGAAGTAGGGCTTAGGGGTGCGGAAGTAGTAGCTAATCAAATTGATATTGATCTTGCAATTGTTTTAGAAGGCACAACTTGTTCTGATATACCAAGTATAGACCCTCACTTGCAAGTGACAGAGCTGGATAAAGGTCCAGCCATATCATTGATGGATAGAACTTCAATATATAATAGAAAGTTCGTAGATATGCTGGTTAAAACTGCTACAGAATCTGAAATTCCTTGGCAATACCGAAGGTCATCATTCGGTGGAAATGATGCAGGAAAATTTCATACAGCAAAAGGAGGAACACCTTGTGTATCCTTAGCAGTTCCTTGTAGATATATACACTCACCTGTATCTGTATTAAGCAAAGATGATTACTATAATTGTAAAAATCTTTTATTTAAATTCGTTGATAGAATTAGCGAAAGGGGATTATTGTAA